Proteins found in one Legionella pneumophila subsp. pascullei genomic segment:
- a CDS encoding TolC family outer membrane protein, protein MRKALFVAALLTSSYATADTLYEAVQYGMIANPDILLNTAKGLSAKQAIDKAKGALYPSIDVTGGFGRQRSVNPTSAAIDDTPSTTLNIVESAVELRQRLFAGGGIINEVKRNQYLTQAQKWKTQGIAEDLALEITKNYFAVLLHERLYAYSIENLKAHKAVFKMIKERATAGITRAAEVDQANARLALAEANKISALADLQEVKINYAKTVGKWPENLQMPRVPARNSLPNNLARIIEKGLDNHPTVKSSYADIKEAKAQYDVARAAYYPEVNLVLNSSKNKNLGGLIGPNDSDTVAVRMNYNAFRGGADAARIRETAYQVQEAYETKNRTLLELKETIRLAWNAYVASALRIQPLKQHVMASRKTRLAYQDEFKVGKRTLLDLLDSQNEYYQSQIELARAENDEVLSRYRILNGMGCLLKYLNLRLPVNVVNNDVFSSAQTNILLNRKMDEIPYPNNTDNPMVLTHPVKNMEKTRLTKSMVDKNTTYPQQITPKLWYISAGSFRNRNNAMALVKRLNGLGFTAFMSPYKDLLSVFVGPYEYRGHAGNGMERLKELAHVEGVLVTFKEPPKKA, encoded by the coding sequence ATGAGAAAGGCGCTGTTTGTAGCTGCATTGCTAACTTCTTCCTACGCTACTGCCGATACTCTCTATGAAGCAGTACAATATGGCATGATCGCTAACCCCGATATTTTACTGAATACTGCAAAAGGTTTGTCAGCAAAACAGGCAATTGATAAAGCAAAGGGTGCTTTATACCCTTCTATTGATGTGACTGGCGGATTTGGTCGTCAAAGAAGCGTTAACCCAACCTCTGCAGCGATAGACGATACCCCCAGTACTACCCTAAATATAGTTGAATCAGCTGTGGAATTAAGGCAACGATTGTTTGCTGGTGGTGGAATAATTAATGAGGTTAAGCGCAATCAATACCTTACTCAGGCCCAAAAATGGAAAACTCAGGGTATCGCTGAAGATTTGGCGTTGGAAATTACCAAAAATTATTTTGCTGTGTTACTGCATGAGCGTTTATATGCTTACTCCATCGAAAATCTTAAAGCACATAAAGCGGTTTTTAAGATGATAAAAGAACGGGCTACCGCCGGGATTACCAGAGCGGCAGAAGTCGATCAGGCTAATGCGAGGTTGGCTCTCGCTGAGGCTAATAAAATAAGTGCTTTGGCTGATTTGCAAGAGGTTAAGATTAATTATGCAAAAACAGTAGGTAAATGGCCAGAGAATCTTCAAATGCCTCGTGTTCCAGCAAGGAACAGTTTACCTAATAATTTAGCCAGGATTATAGAAAAAGGACTGGATAATCACCCAACAGTGAAATCAAGTTACGCTGATATCAAAGAAGCTAAGGCTCAGTATGATGTTGCCAGAGCAGCCTATTACCCGGAGGTTAATCTGGTTTTGAATAGCTCAAAAAACAAGAACCTGGGTGGTCTCATCGGTCCCAATGATTCGGACACGGTGGCTGTAAGAATGAATTACAATGCATTTCGTGGTGGTGCTGATGCCGCGCGTATAAGAGAAACCGCTTATCAAGTCCAGGAAGCTTATGAAACAAAAAATAGAACACTACTGGAGTTGAAAGAAACTATCCGTTTAGCCTGGAATGCTTATGTTGCCTCGGCCTTGCGCATACAGCCTTTGAAGCAACACGTTATGGCATCAAGAAAAACACGTCTTGCCTATCAAGATGAGTTTAAGGTGGGTAAAAGGACACTCCTCGATTTACTCGATTCTCAAAATGAATATTATCAATCACAAATTGAACTGGCTCGGGCAGAAAATGATGAGGTACTTTCCCGTTATAGAATTCTGAATGGTATGGGTTGTTTATTAAAATATTTGAATTTGAGATTGCCCGTAAATGTGGTTAATAATGACGTGTTCTCGTCAGCTCAGACCAATATTTTATTGAATAGAAAAATGGATGAGATTCCTTATCCTAATAATACGGATAATCCTATGGTTCTCACTCATCCTGTTAAGAACATGGAGAAAACTCGTTTAACCAAGTCGATGGTGGATAAAAACACGACTTATCCTCAGCAAATAACGCCGAAGCTATGGTATATATCAGCAGGCTCTTTCAGAAATAGAAATAATGCTATGGCTTTGGTTAAACGGTTAAATGGATTAGGCTTTACTGCCTTCATGAGCCCTTATAAAGATCTACTATCCGTTTTTGTTGGTCCTTATGAATACAGAGGGCATGCTGGTAATGGAATGGAAAGACTAAAGGAATTGGCGCATGTTGAAGGGGTCTTGGTTACTTTCAAAGAGCCGCCAAAAAAAGCTTAG
- a CDS encoding transglutaminase-like cysteine peptidase, with translation MFCYVTSISTQAAPLINVEKIQKLAQSYQGDTRKRFNAWANLIQSLKKKPVKIQLEKVNSFFNQFNYETDPITGASDDYWKSPVEFIVDGGGDCEDFAIIKYFTLVAVGVPSDQLRITYAASLTLNQAHMVLSFYPTPESEPLILDSLESKILKASARPDLKPVYSFNAEGLWLAKKRGESSLMGDSKSLGKWDDLMKRME, from the coding sequence ATGTTTTGCTATGTAACAAGCATTTCCACTCAAGCCGCACCTCTAATCAATGTAGAAAAAATTCAGAAATTGGCGCAATCCTATCAGGGAGACACGCGGAAACGGTTTAACGCATGGGCAAATTTAATTCAATCGCTTAAAAAAAAGCCAGTAAAAATACAACTGGAAAAAGTAAACTCTTTCTTTAATCAATTTAATTATGAAACTGACCCAATAACTGGTGCAAGTGATGATTATTGGAAATCACCAGTAGAATTTATTGTTGATGGGGGAGGTGATTGTGAAGATTTTGCCATAATAAAATATTTTACATTAGTCGCTGTTGGTGTTCCTTCTGACCAGTTAAGAATTACTTATGCTGCTTCCCTTACTCTAAACCAGGCCCATATGGTGCTGTCTTTTTACCCTACTCCTGAATCAGAACCGCTAATCCTTGACAGTTTGGAAAGTAAAATTCTGAAAGCTTCGGCAAGGCCTGATTTGAAACCAGTTTATAGCTTTAATGCAGAAGGTTTATGGCTTGCCAAAAAAAGAGGAGAGAGTTCATTGATGGGCGACTCAAAAAGTTTGGGCAAGTGGGATGATCTAATGAAACGTATGGAATAA